One genomic region from Pyrobaculum islandicum DSM 4184 encodes:
- a CDS encoding TrkA C-terminal domain-containing protein, producing the protein MVKEALILDSNDDLGPQLARVLVENGYIVRVLATPERGKAYEREPVYIHNLTENYEKIIRELDFSRVEIAIFPSPNDMFNLTFAKVAKSQGVPIVVITTRSDAIATTAEEEGIIAIVTYHCVLSRLFRLLNLKFVRLLQIRGDVAMLEILVTSDSKLLGKTIGEIEEDTGAKVAVIRDGEFVVAKDAEIQEGDYLIAIGPRAYLQELTE; encoded by the coding sequence GTGGTTAAAGAGGCATTAATACTAGATAGCAATGACGACTTAGGCCCTCAATTAGCTAGAGTACTTGTAGAAAATGGGTATATAGTGAGAGTACTAGCGACACCAGAGCGAGGGAAAGCCTATGAGAGAGAACCGGTTTATATACACAACTTGACAGAAAACTACGAGAAAATAATCAGAGAGTTAGATTTTTCTCGTGTCGAAATAGCGATTTTTCCATCTCCAAATGATATGTTTAACCTAACATTTGCAAAAGTAGCTAAGTCCCAGGGAGTGCCTATCGTTGTTATAACCACTAGAAGTGACGCCATTGCAACAACAGCGGAAGAGGAGGGTATAATTGCCATTGTTACATACCACTGCGTGTTATCTAGGCTATTTAGACTACTCAATCTAAAATTTGTAAGATTGCTACAAATCAGAGGAGATGTTGCTATGTTAGAGATCTTAGTTACGTCAGATTCCAAGCTACTTGGAAAAACAATAGGCGAAATAGAAGAAGATACAGGGGCCAAGGTAGCGGTTATACGAGATGGCGAGTTTGTAGTTGCAAAAGATGCAGAGATACAAGAGGGTGATTATCTCATCGCAATAGGCCCGCGGGCGTATTTACAAGAACTCACAGAATAG
- a CDS encoding mechanosensitive ion channel domain-containing protein, whose amino-acid sequence MDFSITITTLLTATIVTILSFFLLLYSIRRLFLKVISSEQFYLVKFLIVLFSISLFLAIVSPMTQLHYLFYLVLVVFIVAMGVLTLGTRRILEQYLTGLFIAKVLDLHIGDYIELDNIRGYITALEDVYIVLRDPRREYVYIPYTVLLQTPFRRVKAPEGHEVRIRLFIPRRQELKRVRELVNEVAKEYGLERLSVDVEKIGVKGIVLVVRGLLRDPRQEDELKYAILDRVYTELGLR is encoded by the coding sequence ATGGATTTCTCAATTACTATTACTACCTTATTGACTGCAACTATTGTCACTATTTTGTCATTCTTCTTACTTTTATATTCTATAAGGAGATTATTTCTAAAAGTTATTTCAAGTGAACAGTTTTATTTAGTTAAATTTCTAATAGTTTTATTTTCTATTTCGCTTTTTCTCGCAATTGTTTCCCCAATGACACAATTACACTATCTTTTCTACTTAGTGTTAGTTGTTTTTATAGTTGCCATGGGAGTTTTAACTCTTGGAACTAGGCGTATATTAGAACAATATCTTACAGGGCTGTTTATTGCCAAAGTATTAGATCTTCATATCGGAGACTATATAGAACTCGACAATATACGCGGTTACATAACTGCACTTGAAGATGTGTATATAGTTTTGAGAGATCCACGAAGAGAGTATGTCTACATACCATATACAGTGTTATTACAGACGCCATTTAGACGTGTAAAAGCTCCTGAGGGTCATGAAGTTAGAATAAGACTATTTATACCCCGTCGGCAGGAGTTGAAAAGAGTTAGAGAACTTGTAAACGAAGTTGCTAAAGAGTATGGACTAGAGCGACTGAGTGTAGATGTCGAAAAAATAGGCGTGAAGGGCATAGTTTTAGTTGTACGAGGACTTTTGAGAGATCCGCGACAAGAGGATGAACTAAAGTATGCAATACTAGATAGAGTGTATACAGAGTTAGGCCTACGTTGA
- a CDS encoding AAA family ATPase, with the protein MWRIEKIELENFRSYKGRHEVSLGDVTILLGRIGAGKTSLLYAIEYALFGKQLEVRERVAKLVDLINVDAQEANVALELRRGNDKLRIERRLGRRGSEKLVVLYNGIKLRDRDAEERLVELIGADEDIYERLVYISHRTLEGFIYGTAQKRTLSVDRLFGIDIIDNILRVVSSIEKYLLEKAENLRKRLSTYEKYRDIIKKYGGYKGVVTRLETIEGELAALKEREVNLTKTVEELAKRRAGYLEKIRENENILLEYYKTRSELEILESTTGEDVGLDAVEKIRDALQEALEEYEHILGHELLEKLTTRDLESLSAAMVEAYEALVRLSKDLESQISEVRKTYEQYLARVKKLEDEIKEVETKLRRLERSYIRFKELQKSFQSLETAKAALNELKRRLEETEKSMAYISALKTVSLYIAEIGVNRCPICGSPISREVALNIAREVESKFGELIHEVENLKERIREYEKAVDEMEILSGEVAEYLSTKNRLEELKLEREEIIKKMIQAEKALKQLERRVEKLHSLITRVDKRTILDALSKYGKMLRVRELKRRLKELEEMLNKAGVVREILDVEMRWREITEELERTSSRLAELYREKAVLEEIVREVGGDAENLKKALDNTLYAYSKLQEVKAKFELVKVNARARLVEIAKSRFNEVFLTLYRYGDISKVNVDLEQRKGYYDFYAISPTGERYGISKLSDGQRLSIALALALALREISNIQIGFIIFDEPIPYVDVNIRRAFAELVRSLSSRYQIVVATQSGDFADVIKDAVPNARLYMVTKEESSRVAE; encoded by the coding sequence ATGTGGAGGATAGAAAAGATTGAACTAGAAAATTTCAGGTCATACAAGGGGAGACATGAGGTAAGCCTAGGGGATGTTACAATTTTATTGGGAAGAATCGGGGCTGGGAAGACCTCTCTCCTATATGCCATAGAATATGCCCTCTTTGGAAAACAGCTTGAGGTAAGAGAGAGAGTAGCAAAACTTGTAGATCTGATTAATGTAGACGCTCAGGAAGCCAATGTAGCGCTAGAATTACGCAGAGGCAACGACAAACTTCGTATAGAAAGAAGACTAGGGCGGCGGGGATCTGAGAAGCTTGTTGTACTTTATAACGGCATTAAACTAAGAGATAGAGATGCTGAAGAAAGACTAGTTGAACTCATAGGAGCCGACGAAGACATATATGAACGACTTGTATATATTTCGCATAGGACTCTAGAGGGTTTTATATACGGCACAGCACAAAAGAGAACGCTTTCAGTAGACCGTCTATTTGGTATTGACATAATTGACAACATTTTAAGAGTTGTGTCATCTATAGAGAAATATCTGTTGGAGAAAGCCGAAAATTTGAGAAAAAGACTTTCTACATATGAAAAATATAGAGATATAATTAAGAAATATGGTGGCTATAAAGGCGTTGTAACTAGGTTAGAGACTATAGAAGGTGAGCTGGCGGCGTTAAAAGAGCGCGAGGTAAATCTTACTAAAACAGTAGAAGAGTTAGCCAAGAGAAGAGCCGGCTATTTGGAGAAAATCAGAGAGAACGAGAACATTTTATTGGAGTATTACAAAACGAGATCTGAATTAGAGATCTTGGAATCAACTACAGGCGAAGATGTTGGTTTAGACGCCGTTGAGAAAATTAGAGACGCTCTGCAAGAGGCCTTAGAGGAGTATGAACATATACTGGGGCATGAGCTTCTTGAAAAACTCACAACTAGAGACCTAGAATCTTTATCGGCTGCCATGGTTGAAGCTTATGAGGCCCTTGTTAGATTATCAAAAGATTTAGAGAGTCAGATTTCTGAAGTACGAAAGACATACGAACAGTATCTAGCTAGGGTGAAGAAGCTTGAAGACGAAATTAAAGAAGTTGAGACTAAACTGAGGAGACTTGAAAGGTCATATATACGGTTTAAAGAGCTTCAGAAGTCGTTTCAATCTCTAGAAACGGCTAAAGCTGCCCTCAACGAGTTGAAGAGGAGGCTCGAAGAAACTGAGAAATCTATGGCATATATTTCGGCTCTTAAGACGGTATCTCTCTATATTGCGGAAATAGGCGTCAATAGATGTCCTATATGCGGCTCTCCCATAAGTCGGGAGGTTGCGTTAAACATAGCTAGAGAGGTAGAGAGCAAATTTGGCGAGTTAATACACGAAGTAGAAAATCTAAAGGAGAGGATTAGAGAGTATGAAAAAGCTGTAGACGAAATGGAAATATTAAGCGGCGAGGTTGCAGAGTATTTATCCACAAAGAATAGACTAGAGGAGTTAAAACTTGAGAGAGAAGAAATCATTAAGAAAATGATACAGGCTGAAAAAGCACTTAAACAACTAGAGAGACGTGTTGAAAAATTACACTCTTTGATAACTAGGGTTGACAAACGCACGATTTTAGATGCGCTTTCTAAATATGGAAAGATGCTTAGAGTTCGAGAGCTAAAACGCCGCCTTAAAGAGCTTGAGGAAATGTTAAACAAAGCCGGCGTCGTTAGAGAAATCTTAGATGTGGAAATGCGCTGGAGGGAGATTACCGAAGAGCTAGAGAGAACTTCTAGCCGTTTAGCAGAATTATACAGAGAGAAGGCTGTATTAGAAGAGATTGTAAGAGAAGTGGGGGGAGATGCGGAAAATTTGAAAAAGGCACTAGATAACACGCTTTATGCCTATAGCAAGCTACAAGAAGTTAAGGCAAAGTTTGAACTTGTCAAAGTCAACGCGAGAGCTCGGTTAGTGGAGATTGCAAAATCTCGCTTTAACGAAGTATTTCTAACGCTCTATAGATATGGCGATATTTCAAAAGTAAATGTAGATCTAGAACAACGTAAGGGCTACTACGACTTCTATGCGATATCTCCCACTGGCGAGAGATACGGTATTTCAAAGCTAAGCGATGGACAAAGACTTTCGATAGCTCTAGCCCTAGCTCTCGCGCTTAGGGAAATATCCAATATACAAATTGGCTTTATAATATTTGACGAACCTATTCCATATGTTGATGTAAATATCAGGAGAGCTTTCGCAGAATTAGTTAGATCTCTTTCTTCACGTTATCAGATCGTAGTAGCTACACAGTCTGGCGATTTTGCAGATGTGATAAAAGACGCGGTTCCAAACGCAAGACTATATATGGTGACTAAGGAGGAAAGTTCTAGAGTTGCAGAGTAA
- a CDS encoding actin/actin family protein, producing the protein MISDAYRLKYTFGVDYGTSYIKYGPITLNEPKITQTRGLFLRDLPESVKMRIPPEVLSRGLVVGDEEVRKYLSSVRDVQRNLKYPLKDGIARRDDEDAWRVLKELARYTLAQFPVSDPEFRGWLISIALSALAPDYMYKSFFDIYTELANEFKIYAVTILPQPLAVAIAENAVNCIIVEGGHGNIQIAPISFALIREGLVALNRGGAEANAITREILKDIGYSDIAREEYAVEVVKRAVGLVPRNLKEAIKTAKSDPDRFVTKVRLSPVVEVEFPKEYAWTRFLIGEIVFDPNHEEIKSYIEQSRLHIENAVIGDVTLYGEMDVATAIIASLRNVSVEIQDRVASQIILSGGAFSWRVPPGLEDVAVDSVTRVKIALEEKNPVLASRVNVRLVLEPQYSVWRGAVIYGYALPLSLEWSDSTKEGWYFIK; encoded by the coding sequence GTGATTTCAGACGCGTATAGGCTCAAATATACCTTCGGCGTTGACTATGGTACTAGTTATATTAAATATGGCCCAATTACACTTAACGAACCGAAGATTACACAGACGAGAGGTCTCTTTCTTAGAGATCTTCCAGAGTCTGTAAAAATGCGGATACCCCCAGAAGTATTGTCGAGGGGTCTTGTAGTTGGAGATGAAGAAGTACGTAAGTACCTCTCTAGTGTTAGAGATGTACAGCGTAATCTTAAGTATCCTCTAAAAGACGGCATAGCTAGGAGAGATGATGAAGACGCTTGGAGAGTTTTAAAAGAGCTTGCAAGGTATACTCTGGCGCAGTTTCCAGTATCTGATCCAGAATTCAGAGGTTGGCTTATCTCTATTGCACTATCCGCCCTAGCGCCCGATTATATGTATAAATCTTTTTTTGACATATATACAGAGCTTGCAAACGAATTTAAAATATATGCGGTGACGATATTACCTCAACCATTGGCAGTCGCTATTGCAGAAAACGCTGTTAACTGCATAATTGTAGAGGGGGGGCATGGCAATATACAAATAGCGCCAATTAGCTTCGCGCTCATTAGAGAGGGGCTTGTGGCGTTGAACAGAGGAGGAGCGGAGGCCAACGCGATAACTAGGGAGATTTTAAAAGATATAGGCTACAGTGACATCGCTAGAGAAGAATATGCGGTTGAAGTAGTGAAGAGGGCTGTTGGCCTAGTCCCTAGGAATTTAAAAGAAGCTATTAAAACGGCAAAGTCTGACCCAGATAGATTTGTGACTAAGGTCAGACTGTCTCCTGTTGTAGAAGTGGAGTTTCCAAAAGAATACGCATGGACGAGGTTCTTAATTGGCGAAATAGTCTTTGACCCCAACCACGAGGAGATAAAGAGCTACATTGAGCAGTCACGTCTCCATATAGAAAACGCAGTTATAGGCGATGTTACTCTCTATGGAGAGATGGATGTAGCAACAGCGATTATCGCTTCACTTAGAAACGTCTCTGTAGAGATACAGGATAGAGTGGCCTCTCAGATAATTCTCAGCGGAGGTGCCTTTAGCTGGCGTGTACCTCCAGGTTTAGAAGATGTGGCTGTAGATAGTGTCACCAGGGTGAAAATAGCGCTGGAGGAGAAGAACCCGGTGTTGGCGTCTCGAGTAAACGTGCGCCTTGTTTTAGAGCCACAATATTCTGTCTGGAGAGGCGCTGTAATATATGGCTATGCCCTGCCTCTCTCGCTTGAATGGTCTGATTCAACAAAAGAGGGTTGGTACTTTATTAAGTAG
- a CDS encoding arcadin 1: MATIKGVVISKQLVYDPTGARYIKIDIIEEKELPGPVAAFSTQDEQTAQLMREVMPLVTQIVRSLPFGGGKIAVPRVTLWLADDEAEMFGDVDVGDIVLIIIEGGEIRIKPES, encoded by the coding sequence ATGGCCACAATTAAGGGCGTAGTTATTTCTAAACAACTTGTCTATGACCCCACTGGTGCAAGGTATATAAAAATCGATATTATAGAAGAGAAAGAACTACCAGGGCCTGTTGCGGCTTTTTCCACACAAGACGAACAAACGGCGCAGTTGATGCGAGAGGTCATGCCTCTTGTAACGCAGATAGTGCGATCACTCCCGTTTGGCGGAGGTAAAATTGCTGTCCCGAGAGTTACGCTGTGGTTAGCAGATGATGAAGCTGAGATGTTTGGAGATGTTGATGTCGGCGATATAGTTTTAATAATTATAGAGGGTGGGGAAATTAGGATAAAGCCAGAAAGTTAA
- a CDS encoding nitroreductase family protein, with protein MDFFEVVQRRRSIRRFKRVKIPEEDVVKIMEAGRAAPTDATLHLWSAIRVVDETKRAEIARLIEQPHVEEGAEFFVFLADLYRLGELLRYRGNDIVEHRLALFVFAAIDAALAAENMALAATALGYGSCFIGAVQNAPRELIKILNLPKLTYPLFGLVIGVPDEYPPPRPRLPLDMLFHLNEYRRYTEAELKNAFTEMSRVSKSGNWLRLLIKYAGRGGYFDSRGTTLETLLKELDFI; from the coding sequence GTGGACTTTTTCGAAGTTGTCCAAAGGAGAAGATCAATTAGGAGGTTTAAGAGGGTTAAGATACCAGAAGAAGACGTTGTAAAAATCATGGAGGCCGGTAGAGCCGCGCCTACCGATGCCACTCTCCACCTCTGGAGCGCCATAAGGGTAGTAGATGAGACAAAGAGGGCCGAGATAGCCCGTTTAATAGAGCAGCCACATGTTGAGGAAGGTGCGGAATTTTTCGTATTTCTAGCGGATCTATACCGCTTAGGGGAGCTTCTGAGGTATCGAGGCAACGACATAGTTGAACATAGACTTGCGTTGTTCGTCTTCGCCGCTATAGACGCTGCGTTAGCAGCTGAAAACATGGCTTTAGCAGCGACAGCGCTTGGATATGGCTCTTGTTTCATCGGCGCTGTACAGAATGCACCACGTGAGCTTATAAAAATTCTGAATTTACCTAAACTCACCTATCCTCTCTTTGGGCTTGTAATTGGCGTTCCTGACGAATACCCACCACCGCGGCCTCGTCTACCACTAGACATGTTGTTTCACCTAAATGAATACAGGAGATATACAGAGGCAGAGTTAAAAAATGCTTTTACAGAGATGTCAAGAGTCTCAAAGAGCGGCAATTGGCTAAGACTATTGATTAAATATGCAGGGAGAGGCGGATATTTCGATAGCCGTGGTACAACATTAGAAACGCTTCTTAAAGAACTTGACTTTATCTGA
- a CDS encoding Hsp20/alpha crystallin family protein yields MEPVKKIEEGLKELYDTNVGKVERQPDVDIYDLGDNIVIYVDLPGVKKENIKVRIYDRAVEIVASPTQDGGGKPVRRERISNFPVSRKIELPYRLRVDSARAIYREGVLQIVVTKAGEYGVAELKID; encoded by the coding sequence ATGGAGCCTGTCAAAAAAATCGAAGAGGGACTAAAAGAGTTATACGATACTAACGTCGGCAAAGTGGAGAGACAACCTGATGTAGACATATACGACTTAGGAGACAACATCGTCATATATGTCGATTTACCTGGGGTGAAGAAAGAAAACATAAAGGTGAGGATATATGATAGAGCAGTAGAAATAGTAGCCTCTCCGACACAAGACGGGGGAGGGAAGCCTGTAAGAAGAGAAAGAATTTCTAACTTTCCAGTATCTAGAAAAATAGAGCTACCCTACAGACTAAGGGTAGACAGCGCGCGGGCCATCTACCGGGAGGGCGTTTTACAAATAGTAGTGACAAAAGCGGGAGAATACGGAGTAGCAGAATTAAAAATAGACTAA
- the endA gene encoding tRNA-intron lyase — MKGVLKGLAVVVEDVEFARKLYKEGFYGRFLGYDKVRREEVDKISAPLILALYEALYLAERGKLKVVSKNGTEVLPEKLIELGREKIKNFDDIYKIYKYFRDLGYVVKSGLKFGALFSVYERGPGIDHAPMVVVFLEPDRGISATDITRGGRLSHSVKKTFTLATVSKQTGEVVLLGFSWAKL, encoded by the coding sequence ATGAAGGGCGTGCTAAAGGGGCTTGCAGTAGTAGTAGAAGATGTAGAATTTGCTAGGAAATTATACAAAGAAGGTTTCTACGGCAGGTTCTTAGGTTATGATAAAGTAAGAAGAGAGGAAGTTGACAAGATATCCGCTCCTTTGATATTGGCGCTGTATGAAGCTCTTTATCTAGCTGAGAGAGGTAAGCTAAAGGTAGTGTCAAAAAACGGCACAGAAGTACTGCCGGAAAAATTAATAGAATTAGGCAGAGAGAAGATAAAAAATTTTGATGATATATACAAGATCTATAAGTATTTCCGAGATCTTGGATATGTTGTTAAAAGTGGACTTAAATTCGGCGCTCTCTTTTCCGTCTACGAGAGAGGCCCAGGCATAGACCACGCTCCTATGGTTGTAGTGTTTCTAGAACCTGACAGAGGGATTTCTGCCACCGATATAACAAGAGGGGGCAGGCTGAGCCATAGTGTTAAAAAGACCTTTACTCTAGCAACAGTGTCTAAACAAACTGGAGAAGTAGTGCTACTTGGTTTCTCTTGGGCTAAACTTTAA